In Candidatus Neomarinimicrobiota bacterium, the sequence AATATCTTCAAGTAAGGTGCTTTCATTCAATGCCTCCTTTAGCATTTCAACAAGGTCTTCGATGAGCATTGCAGAGGCCTCATCAGTCGTATCCCCTATCCCAAGTTGATTCAACGGCAAGCACTTTATGACTTGCTTTCCCTCGGATTCGAATAGTAGCCCTGGCATGCCATTGAATGTCATAGTGTTTGTAATGGCCCCATCGCCAAGTTCAAAATCAAACCTAATCGTCATAGATAGCGCCTTGGCGTTCTCTAATTCTTTGAGGACTCTTCTCTCTCGATCTACGTGCATTGGTCTGTCTCCCTAATATGAAATTAAGCGAAATATACAAAATTCCGACATGATCAGCGACAGTGACCGCCTACGCACCTGCTGCTTTCCTAAAGTTCGACAGATACCGAAATCTAGTCTATCGACAACAATTTTCTTGTATCCCAATGGGTGCTCGCAACTCCGGCCTCCATTGCAGGCGTTACCATCAGCGAGCGGTGAATGCGGCAGAAATTGTAATGTGCAAAGGGCAGCGCCGCCGCGCTCCCGTTGCGTTCCGCTGCGAGGGTCTCGCCGCAGCCATTTGCACCGGCTGTCGCCTAGTCAATACCCTTCCCGCAACTTAATTAACTAACTTCCATGCTATACGAGTCGTCAAGAGACGAACGGCGAGTTTTGTGACGGGCTCGTGCTGGGCAGTAGAGCATTGCTGAGAGCAGGAACCGACTCTGCGGAGCGTTGGGCCGCATGCCAGCTGGGCTGCGGATCTCCGGGAGGTTCCACCAGGCGCTGGGCCATACTTACGAGGGTAGAAGATGTCAGATTTTGATCTGAAAATTGGTATCGGCGGTGCTGCGGGACAGGGCATCGCCTCCGTGGGCAACATCCTTGCATTTATTTTTGCCCGGCGCGGATTGAATGTTTGGGCGTATAACGCCTTTCAGTCCATCATTCGCGGTGGACACACCTTTCTTACCATCCGCGCCAGCGCTGAAGCCATCGGCACGCACGGTGACGTGATCGATATCCTGGTCTGCCTCAATCAGGATACCCTCGATCGCCATCTGGGAATTCTGGGGCCCGGTACGTTCGCCATTTATGATGGCGGCAAGATCAAGCCCACGGATGCTCCTCCCAACGTGAACTTGATCGCCCTGCCCATCGCCACTTTGTCGCCCAATCCTACCAACAAGATGCTGGGCAACACCATCGCCGCCGGCGCGGTGCTCTATATCTCCGGCTTCAGCCTTGACCCGCTGGAGGACGCACTCAAGAAGCAGTTCGCCCGGAAAGGGGCCGAAGTGGTGGCTGAAAACCTCGCCGCCGCCAGCGCCGGCTACGCGTTTGCAGGCGAACATTTCAAGCCCATGAGCCATGCGATACCTGCGCCCAAGGATGGACTCGCGATCCTCAATGGCAATACTGCACTGGCTATGGGTGGCGCTGCCGCGGGCGTGAAGTTCTACTGCGCTTACCCCATGAGCCCGTCCACCGGCGTCCTGCACTGGTTCGCCGCCAACGCCCGCAAACTGGGCATCATGGTGCGCCAGGTTGAGGACGAGCTGGGCGTGATCAATATGGCTATTGGAGCGGCCCATGCCGGCACGCGGGCCATGTGCGCCACTTCGGGCGGCGGTTTCGCCCTCATGACCGAGGGCATCGGTCTGGCGGCGATGATGGAAATTCCTGTGGTGGTGATCAACGTCATGCGCAGCGGTCCCTCCACCGGTGTTCCCACCAAGACCGAGCAGGGCGATCTCTGGCAGGCGCTGGGCGCGTCCCAGGGCGATTTTCCGCGCGTCATTGTGGCTCCCACCGATGTCGCCGATGCGTTCGCCACCATACCGGAAGTGTTCAACGTGGTGGACCGGCTCCAGTGTCCCGCCTTGGTGCTCACCGACCTGCTGATATCCGAAGGCACCACCAGTATGGATCCGGCCCTGTTTAAATGGGACCAGGACATCGACCGGGGCGAACTGATCGACCCGGCACGCAGCAACGGCTCGAACGGCGCTTACCTGCGTTACGAGATCACCAAGAGCGGCATATCCCCCCGCGCGCTGCCGGGGATTGAGGGCTATATTCACGTGGTTGCCTCCGACGAGCAGGATGAAGACAGCACCCTCATCAGCGACGAGTTTACCGACCCGCACAAGCGCCAAGCCATGATGGAAAAGCGCATGCGCAAGATGGAACTGGCCGCAGCGATGGTTCCGGCCCCGGAACTGGACGGTCCCGCAGACGCCGACGTGACGCTGGTTGGCTGGGGTTCCACCAAGGGCGTGCTGGATGAAGCCACGGAGCAGCTCAACGCCGCAGGGACCAGCACCAACCATCTGCAGGTGAAGTGGCTGGTTCCACTGCACGGCGAGGTCATCAGCGCGGTTCTGGGCGCGAGCCAAAAGGTCATCATAGTAGAGAACAACTACACCGGCCAGTTTGCCCGCTACCTGCGCTCCGAGACCGGCGTTTTCGCCGACGCCCACATCCGCAAATATGACGGCGAGCCCTTTCTCACGCACCATATCGTGGAAGGCGTGCAGGAAATTCTGCAGGGCAAAACGGCGCAGTACGTGCCGACACACGAATACAAGGTTTAAGGAGGATAGCGATGGCAACTGCACTGGTAGAAGACCGTCCGGCCTATACGGCCAAGGACTTTAAGGGGCCGGTTGCTCCTGACTGGTGCCCCGGCTGCGGCGACTTCGGGGTCCTGAAGGCGCTGCAACAGGCGGCCGCCGACCTGGGCAAAGCCCCGCACGATATCGTGACCGTCAGCGGGATCGGTTGCTCGTCCAACCTGCCGGGCTTCATCCATACCTATGGTATGCACACGCTGCACGGCCGGTCATTGCCCGTGGCGACGGGCCTGCAGCTGGCCAACCACGAGCTCACCATCGTGGTCACCGGAGGCGACGGCGACGGCTACGGCATCGGCGGCAACCACCTGCTGCACACCATGCGGCGCAACGTGGACCTGCTGTACATCGTGATGAACAACCAGATCTACGGGCTGACCACCGGCCAGCTCTCACCCACCAGCGAGCAGGGGATGGTCACCAAGAGTTCGCCTGAAGGCAGCATCGAGATGCCCCTCAACCCCATGGCCATGGCCATTGCCGGAGGCGCGACCTGGGTTGCCCGGGGCTACAGCGCCGATGCCAAGCATCTGAGCGCGCTGATGAAAGCCGGCATCGAGCATAAGGGCTTCGCCCTGCTGGACGTCTTCAGCCCGTGCGTGACCTACAATCACATCAACACTTACGCCTATTTCAAAGAGCGGGTGACGAAGCTGGAAGATAACGGCCATGACCCCAGCGACTGGCGGGCGGGCATGGAGCAGGCCTTCGTGTGGGGCGATGAAATTCCCACGGGTCTGTTCTTCGAAAACACCACCAAGCCGTCCCTCCACGCGCAGGAGCCCATCCTCGACGAAGGGGGCCCGCTGGCCTTCCGCCCGCTGGGCATCTCGCAGGACGTGGGGCAGACGCTGGTGGACGTGCTCATGTAGCCGCCCGCAGGCGCGCTACGCAAGCATACGCACGTGTCTGAACCGACCTACCGCACCGTTTCAAAAGTGGTGACCGGCAGGGCCACCACCGACGGCGACGGCGTGCGGGTCACCCGCATCATCGGCACCCACGAGCTGCGGGAACTGGACCCGTTCCTGCTGCTGGACGAATTCAAGAGCGACAACCCGGACGACTACATCGGCGGGTTTCCGTCCCACCCGCACCGGGGTTTTGAGACCATCACCTACATGCTGCACGGCGAATTTACCCACAAGGACTCGCGGGGGAACGAGGGCCACCTGACGGCGGGGTCGGTGCAGTGGATGACCGCCGGACGGGGCATCATCCACAGCGAAATGCCGGCCATGACCGACGGGCTGGTGTGGGGCTACCAGCTGTGGCTGAACCTGCCCGCCGAGCACAAGATGACCGAGCCGCGCTACCAGGACATCCCGCCCGAGGAGATTCCCGTGGTGGCGAACGGCGGCAGCAGCGTGAAAGTGATTGCCGGCGAGTACCAGGGCACGCAGGGCCCGGCAAAGACCTGGATTCCGGCCCACTATTTCGACGTGACGCTGGAGCCGGCCGCGGCCTTTTCCCAGCCGGTGCCGGAGTCCATGACCGCCTTTGCCTACGTCATTGACGGCGAGGCGCGCGTGGGCCCGCCCGGTGAGGCGACGGTGGGCACGCCCCTGCAACTGCTGGTGCTGGCCGGGGGCGACACGGTGCAGGTGACGGCGGGGGCGCGCGGCGCGCGCTTCCTGCTG encodes:
- a CDS encoding 2-oxoacid:acceptor oxidoreductase subunit alpha, with amino-acid sequence MSDFDLKIGIGGAAGQGIASVGNILAFIFARRGLNVWAYNAFQSIIRGGHTFLTIRASAEAIGTHGDVIDILVCLNQDTLDRHLGILGPGTFAIYDGGKIKPTDAPPNVNLIALPIATLSPNPTNKMLGNTIAAGAVLYISGFSLDPLEDALKKQFARKGAEVVAENLAAASAGYAFAGEHFKPMSHAIPAPKDGLAILNGNTALAMGGAAAGVKFYCAYPMSPSTGVLHWFAANARKLGIMVRQVEDELGVINMAIGAAHAGTRAMCATSGGGFALMTEGIGLAAMMEIPVVVINVMRSGPSTGVPTKTEQGDLWQALGASQGDFPRVIVAPTDVADAFATIPEVFNVVDRLQCPALVLTDLLISEGTTSMDPALFKWDQDIDRGELIDPARSNGSNGAYLRYEITKSGISPRALPGIEGYIHVVASDEQDEDSTLISDEFTDPHKRQAMMEKRMRKMELAAAMVPAPELDGPADADVTLVGWGSTKGVLDEATEQLNAAGTSTNHLQVKWLVPLHGEVISAVLGASQKVIIVENNYTGQFARYLRSETGVFADAHIRKYDGEPFLTHHIVEGVQEILQGKTAQYVPTHEYKV
- a CDS encoding 2-oxoacid:ferredoxin oxidoreductase subunit beta; translation: MATALVEDRPAYTAKDFKGPVAPDWCPGCGDFGVLKALQQAAADLGKAPHDIVTVSGIGCSSNLPGFIHTYGMHTLHGRSLPVATGLQLANHELTIVVTGGDGDGYGIGGNHLLHTMRRNVDLLYIVMNNQIYGLTTGQLSPTSEQGMVTKSSPEGSIEMPLNPMAMAIAGGATWVARGYSADAKHLSALMKAGIEHKGFALLDVFSPCVTYNHINTYAYFKERVTKLEDNGHDPSDWRAGMEQAFVWGDEIPTGLFFENTTKPSLHAQEPILDEGGPLAFRPLGISQDVGQTLVDVLM
- a CDS encoding pirin family protein; the encoded protein is MSEPTYRTVSKVVTGRATTDGDGVRVTRIIGTHELRELDPFLLLDEFKSDNPDDYIGGFPSHPHRGFETITYMLHGEFTHKDSRGNEGHLTAGSVQWMTAGRGIIHSEMPAMTDGLVWGYQLWLNLPAEHKMTEPRYQDIPPEEIPVVANGGSSVKVIAGEYQGTQGPAKTWIPAHYFDVTLEPAAAFSQPVPESMTAFAYVIDGEARVGPPGEATVGTPLQLLVLAGGDTVQVTAGARGARFLLLAAQRLDEPIARQGPFVMNTMEQVYQAFADYQNGTFDT